One genomic region from Acidobacteriota bacterium encodes:
- a CDS encoding hydantoinase B/oxoprolinase family protein, whose protein sequence is MIRKEEEGSTPGNRRFDPILFEVIRNALVEATEEMSVSIQRSAFSTNVKTRLDYSCAFVDSQGRMVAQAFCQPAHLVTIGRLVPRAIREYGAGNLEPGDMLVVNDPHRQASHLNDIFLIAPFFHRGELVGYLSNCCHHVDVGGGAPASIGAFREIYQEGIILPVVKLVSRGEVHPGLWKMILANVRAAKEVAGDLRAQIAANNMGMRRLTALLDRYGKETLDFYIERLLEYTARRIEGELENLPQGTYEAEGCLDDDGITDRPVHLRAKVTLKDRRIAFDFTGADPQRSAPMNSNLTQTFTACVYVLKCLVDPDIPVNEGFYQPIEVIAPKGSALNARHPGAIVGGWEVSMRLCEVLFKALSAAVPERVPAGTKGMICHVGFGGEDPRTGEYYTFLETLAGGYGGRYRSDGPDAVQTHIQNTQNAPIEETELNYPVRITRYNLIPDSEGAGRFRGGLGLCREYVFPEHEPVFTTLADRAKFPPWGLFQGRDGQPARYLSISGGDPRKLPSKGTAPVGVGEHVRVETCGGGGYGPPWERDPESVLRDVREEKISPARARDAYGVSVDTDRWTVEPAETKRLRRQLKDRGSRE, encoded by the coding sequence ATGATCCGTAAGGAAGAAGAGGGCTCAACACCCGGCAACCGAAGATTCGATCCGATCCTCTTCGAGGTGATTCGAAACGCGCTGGTGGAGGCCACGGAGGAAATGTCGGTCTCCATTCAGCGCAGCGCCTTCTCCACCAACGTCAAGACCCGGCTCGACTATTCCTGCGCCTTCGTGGACTCGCAGGGCCGGATGGTGGCCCAGGCCTTTTGCCAACCGGCCCACCTGGTCACCATCGGCCGCCTGGTGCCGCGCGCGATCCGGGAATACGGAGCCGGGAACCTGGAGCCGGGCGACATGCTGGTGGTCAACGACCCTCACCGGCAGGCGAGCCACCTGAACGACATTTTCCTCATCGCTCCGTTTTTCCACCGGGGGGAGCTGGTGGGTTACCTGAGCAACTGCTGCCACCACGTGGACGTGGGCGGCGGAGCTCCCGCCAGCATCGGAGCCTTTCGGGAGATCTACCAGGAGGGAATCATCCTCCCCGTGGTGAAGCTGGTTTCCCGGGGCGAAGTCCATCCCGGGCTCTGGAAGATGATCCTGGCCAACGTGAGGGCCGCCAAGGAAGTGGCCGGCGACCTCCGGGCCCAGATCGCCGCCAACAACATGGGAATGCGGCGGCTGACCGCCCTGCTGGACCGGTACGGAAAAGAGACCCTCGACTTCTACATCGAACGGCTGCTGGAGTACACGGCGCGGAGAATCGAAGGGGAATTGGAAAACCTGCCCCAGGGCACGTACGAAGCGGAAGGATGTCTGGATGACGACGGCATCACGGACCGTCCCGTCCACCTGAGGGCCAAGGTCACCCTGAAGGACCGGAGGATCGCCTTCGACTTCACGGGAGCGGACCCGCAGCGATCGGCTCCCATGAACAGCAACCTCACGCAGACCTTCACCGCCTGCGTCTACGTTCTGAAGTGCCTGGTGGATCCGGACATCCCCGTCAACGAGGGCTTCTACCAGCCCATCGAGGTGATCGCTCCCAAGGGGTCGGCCCTGAATGCCCGCCACCCGGGCGCCATCGTGGGAGGTTGGGAGGTCTCCATGCGGCTGTGCGAGGTCCTCTTCAAGGCCCTGTCGGCGGCGGTTCCGGAGCGGGTCCCGGCCGGAACCAAGGGGATGATCTGCCATGTGGGGTTCGGCGGAGAGGATCCCCGGACCGGGGAGTACTACACGTTTCTCGAGACTTTGGCCGGGGGTTACGGCGGCCGATACCGTTCCGACGGGCCCGACGCCGTCCAGACCCACATCCAGAACACTCAGAATGCGCCCATCGAAGAGACGGAACTCAACTATCCGGTGCGCATCACCCGTTACAACCTGATCCCGGACTCGGAGGGCGCCGGACGCTTCCGCGGTGGTCTGGGTCTCTGCCGGGAATACGTCTTCCCGGAGCACGAACCCGTTTTCACGACCCTGGCGGACCGGGCCAAGTTCCCCCCCTGGGGCCTGTTTCAGGGCAGGGACGGGCAGCCGGCCCGCTACCTGTCCATCTCCGGCGGGGACCCTCGCAAGCTGCCCTCCAAGGGAACGGCTCCGGTGGGAGTCGGCGAGCACGTCCGGGTCGAGACCTGCGGCGGGGGAGGATACGGGCCGCCCTGGGAGCGGGACCCGGAATCGGTGCTGCGCGACGTGCGCGAGGAGAAGATCAGTCCGGCCCGGGCCCGCGACGCCTACGGAGTGTCGGTCGACACGGATCGCTGGACCGTCGAACCGGCCGAGACCAAGCGGCTGCGCCGGCAGTTGAAGGACCGGGGAAGCCGCGAATGA
- a CDS encoding hydantoinase/oxoprolinase family protein — protein MKTRFRLGVDVGGTFTDAVLISEKTGETRTAKVPSTPSDPAVGFVNAVDRILKEGLEPDQVSYLVHGTTVATNSLIEGKTPRTAFITTLGFRDMLEIGRQVRPSLYDIHFEKARPLVPRDLCFEVPERLDAEGNVLLALDEDRVQEIAARLSGEGVVSVAVCLLHSYLNPAHELRVGEILRERNPDLIISLSSIVCPEFREYFRASTTVINACVRPVITSYLQGIERWLKGKGVSGELLVMQSSGGVLTFETGAEKPAYMVESGPAAGVIVSNHIAGGLDYQDIISFDMGGTTAKVGLILDGRPKVTKEYEVGAQALPGAGQSRGSGYPIRTPVIDLVEIGAGGGSIAWVDTGGILRVGPRSAGADPGPICYGHGGAEPTITDANLVLGRLNPEFFLGGEMGLDRDAAGRGIRGRCAGRLGMEAVECANGIVEIANAEMTNALRIITVRRGYDPRDLVMVAFGGAGPLHANRLCAEMQIPLLIVPPSPGTASALGLLVTDLKHEFSQTRIMPRDRADFDEINRIFSAMEEQGREVLRRERLAEGDISFQRQIEMRYAGQSYELPIECPGSRVAAAELEDVVERFHVEHDRAYGHGYPDQPIELVNFRLTALGAIQKPRLREILPANGAPASAAAERPVYFGSHGEFVPTAIYDRARLKAGHRIEGPAIVEEIDSTTLVQPGYRVDVDRYGNLLISPQA, from the coding sequence ATGAAGACCCGATTTCGTTTGGGCGTCGACGTGGGAGGCACCTTCACCGATGCGGTCCTGATCTCGGAAAAGACCGGAGAGACCCGGACCGCGAAGGTTCCTTCGACTCCCAGCGACCCCGCCGTCGGTTTCGTGAACGCCGTGGACCGGATCCTGAAGGAGGGATTGGAACCGGATCAGGTCTCCTACCTGGTGCACGGCACCACGGTCGCCACCAATTCCCTGATCGAGGGGAAGACTCCGCGCACGGCCTTCATCACCACGCTGGGGTTCCGCGACATGCTGGAGATCGGACGCCAGGTGCGGCCCTCCCTCTACGACATCCATTTCGAAAAGGCGCGTCCTCTGGTTCCCCGCGACCTCTGCTTCGAGGTCCCCGAACGGCTGGACGCCGAGGGAAACGTGTTGTTGGCGCTGGACGAAGACCGGGTGCAGGAGATCGCCGCCCGGCTATCAGGAGAGGGCGTGGTCTCCGTGGCCGTCTGCCTCCTGCACTCGTACCTGAATCCGGCGCACGAGCTGCGGGTCGGCGAAATCCTGCGGGAACGGAACCCGGACCTCATCATCTCCCTCTCTTCCATCGTCTGCCCCGAGTTCCGCGAATATTTCCGCGCCAGCACCACCGTCATCAACGCCTGCGTCCGGCCGGTGATCACCAGCTACCTGCAGGGGATCGAGCGCTGGCTGAAGGGAAAGGGGGTGTCCGGCGAGCTGCTGGTCATGCAGTCCAGCGGCGGCGTCCTGACCTTCGAAACGGGGGCCGAGAAGCCCGCGTACATGGTGGAGTCGGGGCCGGCCGCCGGCGTGATCGTCTCCAACCACATCGCCGGCGGCCTGGACTACCAGGACATCATCTCATTCGACATGGGCGGCACCACGGCCAAGGTGGGCCTGATTCTGGACGGACGCCCCAAGGTGACCAAGGAGTACGAAGTCGGCGCCCAGGCGTTGCCCGGGGCCGGCCAGTCCCGCGGCAGCGGATACCCGATCCGGACCCCCGTCATCGATCTGGTGGAGATCGGCGCGGGAGGCGGAAGCATCGCCTGGGTGGACACGGGAGGGATCTTGCGGGTGGGACCTCGGAGCGCGGGAGCCGACCCGGGCCCCATCTGCTATGGACACGGCGGAGCGGAACCCACCATCACGGACGCCAACCTGGTTCTCGGACGGCTCAATCCCGAGTTTTTTCTGGGCGGGGAGATGGGCCTGGACCGGGACGCCGCCGGCCGCGGGATCCGCGGCCGATGCGCCGGGCGCCTGGGGATGGAAGCGGTGGAGTGCGCCAACGGGATCGTGGAGATCGCCAATGCCGAGATGACCAACGCGCTGCGGATCATCACGGTGCGGCGCGGCTACGATCCCAGGGACCTGGTGATGGTGGCCTTCGGCGGGGCCGGCCCGCTGCACGCGAATCGCCTGTGCGCCGAAATGCAGATCCCGCTGCTCATCGTGCCTCCGAGTCCCGGGACGGCCTCGGCGCTGGGCCTGCTGGTCACCGACCTCAAGCACGAGTTTTCCCAGACCCGGATCATGCCCAGGGACCGGGCGGACTTCGACGAGATCAATCGCATCTTCTCCGCCATGGAAGAGCAGGGGAGGGAGGTCCTGAGACGGGAACGGTTGGCGGAAGGTGACATCAGTTTTCAGCGGCAGATCGAAATGCGCTACGCGGGACAGTCCTACGAGCTGCCCATCGAATGCCCGGGGAGCCGAGTGGCCGCCGCCGAGCTGGAAGACGTGGTGGAGAGGTTCCACGTCGAGCACGACCGGGCTTACGGTCACGGTTACCCGGACCAGCCCATCGAGCTGGTGAATTTCCGGCTGACCGCTCTGGGGGCCATTCAGAAGCCGCGACTCCGGGAGATCCTGCCGGCAAACGGCGCCCCAGCGTCCGCCGCGGCCGAGAGACCCGTGTACTTCGGGTCACACGGAGAATTCGTGCCGACGGCCATCTACGACCGCGCCCGGCTCAAGGCCGGTCATCGGATCGAGGGTCCCGCCATCGTCGAGGAAATCGATTCCACGACCTTGGTCCAACCGGGCTATCGGGTGGATGTGGACCGATACGGAAATCTGTTGATCTCTCCCCAGGCCTGA
- a CDS encoding CocE/NonD family hydrolase — MSSRPTSRTTSRIDLKRHILLLGLLAFVSASALSGESHSWQNRLSQPDHEVAVRIDVRVPMRDGVELSADVYLPDKGGKWPVILERTPYDNSRNFYVNRARYFARRGYAYVVQDCRGRNDSDGRWYAWSHEINDGRDTLDWCGTQSWSDGNVGMNGMSYMGLVQWMAAPTGSPYLKTIIPQMAPADFYLYGMNYTGGAFQLHINLPWAMANSSRTRQPLSFYDWDRLFRHVPILTADEEATGRAIDFYRDWVRHSSWDDFWKKIGNYGKFGRMDLPILQIAGWWDIHGVSLFANYEGIRTEGTERAKRLQKVVMGPWVHTEKPEQKTGIVDFGEESVVDLYELWLGWMDRWLKGIGNGIEGLPPLQLFIMGRNEWREAQEWPLPETRWTPYYLQSEGRANTLFGDGALDVRKPDGEQPADSYVYDPEDPVPLVTGIRDGSHPPADHRPIERRDDVLVYTSRPMGKELEVTGPVNAKIYASSSALDTDWTVRLLDVFPDGRSVNLCEGILRARFRESFEKPVLMTPGTVYEFNVKMGVTGHAFLPGHRIRIQVSSSNFPRFDRNLNNGGAPGIDPEIVVATQRVYHDRRHPSHILLPVIPPEDPE, encoded by the coding sequence TTGAGTTCCCGGCCGACTTCCCGAACAACGTCGAGAATTGATCTGAAACGCCATATTCTTCTCCTGGGACTCCTCGCATTCGTTTCGGCTTCGGCCCTGTCGGGTGAATCTCACAGTTGGCAAAACCGCCTGTCCCAGCCCGACCACGAGGTAGCGGTCCGGATCGACGTCCGGGTTCCCATGCGGGACGGCGTCGAGCTGTCCGCGGACGTTTATCTTCCCGACAAGGGGGGGAAATGGCCGGTCATCCTGGAACGGACCCCCTACGACAACAGTAGAAACTTCTACGTGAACCGGGCGCGGTACTTCGCCCGCCGGGGTTACGCCTACGTGGTTCAGGATTGCCGCGGGCGGAACGACTCCGACGGCAGGTGGTACGCCTGGTCCCATGAGATCAACGACGGAAGGGACACACTCGACTGGTGCGGGACCCAATCCTGGTCGGACGGCAACGTCGGCATGAACGGGATGTCCTACATGGGCCTGGTCCAATGGATGGCGGCCCCCACCGGATCTCCCTACCTCAAAACCATCATTCCCCAGATGGCGCCGGCGGACTTCTACCTCTACGGGATGAACTACACGGGAGGCGCCTTTCAACTGCACATCAACCTGCCCTGGGCCATGGCCAACAGCTCCAGGACCCGGCAGCCGCTCAGCTTCTACGACTGGGACCGGCTCTTCCGCCACGTGCCGATCCTGACCGCGGACGAGGAGGCCACCGGCCGGGCCATCGATTTCTACCGGGACTGGGTGCGCCATTCGAGTTGGGACGACTTCTGGAAGAAGATCGGCAACTACGGCAAGTTCGGCAGGATGGACCTGCCCATCCTGCAGATCGCCGGCTGGTGGGACATCCACGGCGTGTCCCTGTTCGCCAACTACGAAGGCATCCGGACCGAAGGAACCGAGCGGGCGAAGCGGCTCCAGAAGGTCGTCATGGGGCCGTGGGTCCACACCGAGAAGCCGGAGCAAAAGACCGGCATCGTCGACTTCGGCGAAGAATCGGTCGTCGATCTTTACGAACTCTGGCTGGGGTGGATGGATCGCTGGCTCAAGGGGATCGGTAACGGCATCGAAGGCCTGCCGCCGCTGCAGCTCTTCATCATGGGCAGGAACGAGTGGAGGGAGGCCCAAGAGTGGCCGCTGCCCGAGACCCGCTGGACACCCTACTACCTTCAAAGCGAGGGCCGCGCCAACACCTTGTTCGGGGACGGAGCTCTGGATGTCCGGAAACCGGACGGCGAGCAGCCGGCGGACTCCTACGTCTACGACCCCGAAGACCCGGTCCCCCTGGTGACCGGAATCCGGGACGGATCCCATCCCCCCGCCGATCACCGGCCCATCGAGCGCAGGGACGACGTGCTCGTCTATACGAGTCGGCCGATGGGGAAGGAACTGGAGGTTACGGGACCGGTGAACGCCAAGATTTACGCCAGCAGCTCTGCGTTGGACACCGACTGGACCGTCCGGCTGCTCGACGTCTTTCCCGATGGCCGGTCGGTCAACCTGTGCGAGGGGATCCTGCGCGCCCGCTTTCGGGAGTCCTTCGAAAAGCCGGTCCTGATGACGCCGGGCACGGTCTACGAGTTCAACGTCAAGATGGGTGTGACGGGCCACGCCTTCCTGCCGGGCCACCGCATCCGCATCCAGGTCTCCAGCAGCAACTTCCCCCGTTTCGACCGCAACCTCAACAACGGCGGGGCCCCCGGAATCGATCCGGAGATCGTGGTGGCCACCCAGAGGGTCTACCACGACCGACGCCACCCCTCCCATATTCTGCTGCCGGTCATCCCACCCGAGGACCCGGAATGA
- a CDS encoding PIN domain-containing protein, protein MTEPVFVDTNVLVYRHDSSDRGKQSRADQWIRLLVQRRSARTSFQVLQELYVTLTRKLKPGFDVGEAQEIVRDLSVWRPVAIDFAVMDRSWLLQQRYSLSWWDSLIVAAAHVCECPVLLTEDLQHDQFFGEVRTINPFSSSGLSPQEILDE, encoded by the coding sequence ATGACCGAGCCGGTATTCGTTGACACCAACGTCCTCGTCTACCGGCACGACAGCTCGGACCGGGGGAAGCAGTCTCGTGCCGACCAGTGGATCCGGTTGCTTGTCCAACGTCGATCGGCTCGGACCAGCTTCCAGGTCTTGCAAGAGTTATACGTGACCCTCACCCGTAAGCTGAAGCCGGGGTTCGATGTGGGCGAAGCTCAAGAGATCGTGCGGGACCTTTCCGTGTGGCGGCCGGTGGCCATCGACTTCGCCGTCATGGACCGATCCTGGCTTCTCCAACAGCGCTATTCCCTTTCGTGGTGGGACTCCCTCATCGTTGCGGCTGCACACGTTTGCGAGTGTCCTGTCCTGCTCACCGAAGATCTTCAGCACGATCAGTTCTTCGGTGAAGTCCGAACCATCAATCCCTTCTCGTCTTCGGGACTCTCGCCTCAAGAGATACTGGATGAGTGA